One Betta splendens chromosome 5, fBetSpl5.4, whole genome shotgun sequence genomic window, ATCACTGCTGCGCTGAGATGAGGCTTCAGTTGATGTCGTATTCAAACTTCTGAGCAGCATAAAAGTTCACTTTTTCCATCGCTCACATGCTTTTGGCTGATccagtgtgctgtgtgtgtgttgcagtgtggAAGGTGATGTTTCGGGCAGTGAAGTGGGCGCTTCTGTGGACCCCAGTGGCGGCTACAGTTGTGTCCCAGTGACCCACAGTGGCGGCCTGGGCCACGACCACCTGGACAGCCAGCTGTACGGGCACATCCTACTGCCCGGCCACCCGCGACCGCGGCGGCCCAAGCTTCAGCACTCTCAGTCCATACTCCGCaagcaggcagaggaggaggccatcaAGCGCTCCCGCTCGCTGTCAGAGAGCTATGAGCTCTCATCGGACCTACAGGACAAGCAGGTGGGCGGTCCATGATGTGGGCACTGGTAGAACGCTGGGCCCggctgctgcacagacagagtgTCACCAGTGAATGTGTTGTCTCCACCGTAAcgtctcctctttttcctcaggTGGAGATGCTAGAGCGTAAATATGGCGGGCGTTTCATAACCCGGCACGCAGCTCGCACCATCCAGACAGCCTTCCGCCAATACCAGATGAACAAGAACTTTGAGCGTCTCAGAAGTTCTATGTCCGAGAACCGCATGTCCAGACGAATCGTCTTATCCAATATGAGAATGCAGTTTTCCTTCGAAGGGCCTGAGAAAGTCCACAGTTCCTACTTTGAGGGGAAGCAGGTCTCACTAACAGACGATGGCACCAAAATCGGCGCTCTGGTGCAGGCGGAGCACGGCGGGGACGTGGGCGTGCAGGCCAAGACGCCCACGGCGCAGAGCGACTTCACCGACGCCATCACAGAACTGGAGGATGCCTTTTCCAGGCAGGTTAAATCTCTGGCTGAGTCCATAGACGATGCTCTGAACTGCCGCAGCTTGCACGGTGACGAGGGCCAGTCGGAGGCGGGGAGGGGCCACCAGGACATGGACAGGGAGGTCAGTATCCAGGTAAAGCCCTCCCATGGCGCCTCAGACCACCGCAAGCTGGACGAGATGACGGCGTCGTACAGCGACGTCACTCTGTACATCGATGAGGAGGAGCTGTCGCCGCCACTGCCTCTGTCTCAGTCTGTGGAGAGACCCTCCAGCACAGAATCGGACTTGCGCCAGCGCTCCCTCAACTCGTCCCAGGACTACTGGTCGCTGGCCCATAAGGATGACAAGGGGGACACGGACACCAGCTGCCGCAGCACGCCGTCCTTGGAGTGCCAGGAGCAGCGGCTGCGCGTGGACCACCTGCCGCTGCTGACCATCGAGCCCCCCAGCGACAGCTCCGTGGAGCTGAGCGACCGCTCCGACCGCAGCTCTTTGAAGAGGCAGAGCGCCTACGAGCGCAGCCTGGGCGCCCAGCAGAGCAGCCCCAAGCACATGAGCCACGGCCTGCCCCCCCGCGGGCCCTCCCGGGACGACGAGCCCCGGCACCGCTCGCGGCAGCTGGAGGCCCACCTCGCCATCAACGGCACCGCCCACCGGCAGAGCAAGTCCGAGTCGGACTTCTCCGACGGCGACAACGACAGCATCAACAGCACGTCCAACTCCAACGACACCATCAACTGCAGCTCCGAGTCGTCGTCCAGAGACAGTCTGAGGGAGCAGACGCTCAGCAAGCAGACGTACCACAAGGAGACGCGCAACAGCTGGGACTCGCCCGCCTTCAGCAACGACATCATCCGCAAGAGGCACTAC contains:
- the iqsec1b gene encoding IQ motif and SEC7 domain-containing protein 1 isoform X5 — protein: MAHRRHHHSVEGDVSGSEVGASVDPSGGYSCVPVTHSGGLGHDHLDSQLYGHILLPGHPRPRRPKLQHSQSILRKQAEEEAIKRSRSLSESYELSSDLQDKQVEMLERKYGGRFITRHAARTIQTAFRQYQMNKNFERLRSSMSENRMSRRIVLSNMRMQFSFEGPEKVHSSYFEGKQVSLTDDGTKIGALVQAEHGGDVGVQAKTPTAQSDFTDAITELEDAFSRQVKSLAESIDDALNCRSLHGDEGQSEAGRGHQDMDREVSIQVKPSHGASDHRKLDEMTASYSDVTLYIDEEELSPPLPLSQSVERPSSTESDLRQRSLNSSQDYWSLAHKDDKGDTDTSCRSTPSLECQEQRLRVDHLPLLTIEPPSDSSVELSDRSDRSSLKRQSAYERSLGAQQSSPKHMSHGLPPRGPSRDDEPRHRSRQLEAHLAINGTAHRQSKSESDFSDGDNDSINSTSNSNDTINCSSESSSRDSLREQTLSKQTYHKETRNSWDSPAFSNDIIRKRHYRIGLNLFNKKPEKGIQYLIERNFVPDTPVGVAHFLLQRKGLSRQMIGEFLGNRQKQFNRDVLDCVVDEMDFSAMELDEALRKFQAHIRVQGEAQKVERLIEAFSQRYCICNPGVVRQFRNPDTIFILAFAIILLNTDMYSPNVKPERKMKLEDFVKNLRGVDDGEDIPREMLVGIYERIRKRELKTNEDHVSQVQKVEKLIVGKKPIGSLHHGLGCVLSLPHRRLVCYCRLFEVPDPNKPQKLGLHQREIFLFNDLLVVTKIFQKKKNSVTYSFRQSFSLYGMQVLLFENQYYPNGVRLTSAIPGADIKVLINFNAPNPQDRKKFTDDLRESIAEVQEMEKYRIESELEKQKGVVRPSVSQTSGLKKETGNGNLTRGSLDDSYAIGEGLKRSALSSSLRDLSDAGLHH